In one window of Electrophorus electricus isolate fEleEle1 chromosome 15, fEleEle1.pri, whole genome shotgun sequence DNA:
- the mmp13b gene encoding collagenase 3 isoform X1, which yields MEITAVVVLLLAVVHSCAKPLPTEETDKRLLAEQYLKRYYGMQAGLQGKTKTSDVMHEKIREMQSFFRLEVTGQLDDNTLELMKKARCGVPDAAEYNHFPRDLKWQNSIITFRITNYTPDLEKEDVDQAVHNALNVWSKVTPLKFKKLREGDADIMISFGRKEHGDFNPFDGPEGLLAHAYPPGNGIGGDTHFDEDETWTKDSHAFNLFLVAAHEFGHALGMAHSSDPGALMYPVYSYSRGFPLSEDDIKGIQSLYGLNPDHRKVKPKPEAPNKCDPMLTIDAVTELRGETIIFKDSFYWRLHPQVVEPEQNLIKSTWPEIPGKVDAAYENPEKDVVIIFRGIKMWALNGYNVVEGYPKYIHKLGLPKSIRKIDAAVYIRDTGKTLLFTDEDYWSYNEQRGAMDSGYPRSIEVDFPGIGDEIDAAAYHYGYLYLYHDQVQFEYNYSAQKVIRIMRANSLLNC from the exons ATGGAGATCACTGCCGTAGTTGTGCTGCTTCTGGCTGTGGTACACTCTTGTGCAAAGCCTTTGCCTACTGAGGAGACAGACAAGCGGCTATTAGCAGAG CAATATCTCAAGCGGTACTATGGCATGCAAGCTGGTCTCCAAGGAAAAACCAAGACATCGGATGTGATGCATGAGAAGATCCGTGAGATGCAATCATTCTTCAGGCTTGAGGTGACTGGACAGCTGGACGACAACACACTGGAGCTCATGAAAAAGGCCAGATGTGGTGTGCCTGATGCAGCAGAATACAACCACTTCCCCAGGGACCTCAAATGGCAAAACAGCATCATCACGTTCAG GATAACGAACTACACCCCAGATCTGGAGAAGGAAGATGTGGACCAAGCTGTCCACAACGCCTTGAATGTCTGGAGTAAAGTGACCCCTCTGAAATTTAAGAAGCTACGCGAAGGAGACGCGGACATCATGATCAGCTTTGGAAGGAAAG AACATGGAGATTTCAATCCATTTGATGGTCCAGAGGGGCTGCTTGCCCACGCCTATCCTCCAGGAAACGGCATTGGTGGTGACACACACTTCGATGAGGACGAAACATGGACAAAAGACTCACATG CATTCAACCTGTTCTTAGTTGCGGCTCATGAATTCGGTCATGCCCTTGGGATGGCTCATTCTTCTGATCCCGGGGCACTGATGTACCCAGTATACTCATACAGCCGTGGTTTCCCTCTGTCTGAAGACGACATCAAAGGCATACAATCCCTCTATG GTCTTAACCCCGATCACAGGAAAGTCAAACCCAAGCCTGAGGCACCAAACAAATGTGACCCCATGCTAACCATTGACGCTGTGACAGAACTCCGTGGAGAAACCATCATTTTCAAAGACAG CTTTTACTGGCGGCTGCATCCGCAGGTTGTGGAGCCAGAGCAAAACCTCATTAAATCCACATGGCCAGAAATCCCAGGCAAAGTGGATGCAGCTTATGAGAACCCAGAGAAAGATGTGGTCATCATATTCCgtg GAATCAAAATGTGGGCTCTCAATGGTTACAATGTGGTGGAAGGATACCCAAAATACATCCACAAGTTGGGCCTTCCCAAATCCATCCGCAAAATAGATGCTGCAGTATACATCAGAGACACAGGCAAGACTCTGCTCTTCACAGATGAGGACTACTGGAG TTACAATGAACAGAGAGGTGCAATGGATAGCGGATACCCAAGATCCATTGAAGTCGACTTCCCTGGGATAGGGGATGAAATAGATGCTGCTGCCTACCACTACG GATACTTGTACTTGTACCACGATCAAGTGCAGTTCGAGTACAACTACAGTGCACAGAAAGTCATTCGCATCATGAGAGCAAATTCTCTGCTGAACTGCTAA
- the mmp13b gene encoding collagenase 3 isoform X2 yields MQAGLQGKTKTSDVMHEKIREMQSFFRLEVTGQLDDNTLELMKKARCGVPDAAEYNHFPRDLKWQNSIITITNYTPDLEKEDVDQAVHNALNVWSKVTPLKFKKLREGDADIMISFGRKEHGDFNPFDGPEGLLAHAYPPGNGIGGDTHFDEDETWTKDSHAFNLFLVAAHEFGHALGMAHSSDPGALMYPVYSYSRGFPLSEDDIKGIQSLYGLNPDHRKVKPKPEAPNKCDPMLTIDAVTELRGETIIFKDSFYWRLHPQVVEPEQNLIKSTWPEIPGKVDAAYENPEKDVVIIFRGIKMWALNGYNVVEGYPKYIHKLGLPKSIRKIDAAVYIRDTGKTLLFTDEDYWSYNEQRGAMDSGYPRSIEVDFPGIGDEIDAAAYHYGYLYLYHDQVQFEYNYSAQKVIRIMRANSLLNC; encoded by the exons ATGCAAGCTGGTCTCCAAGGAAAAACCAAGACATCGGATGTGATGCATGAGAAGATCCGTGAGATGCAATCATTCTTCAGGCTTGAGGTGACTGGACAGCTGGACGACAACACACTGGAGCTCATGAAAAAGGCCAGATGTGGTGTGCCTGATGCAGCAGAATACAACCACTTCCCCAGGGACCTCAAATGGCAAAACAGCATCATCAC GATAACGAACTACACCCCAGATCTGGAGAAGGAAGATGTGGACCAAGCTGTCCACAACGCCTTGAATGTCTGGAGTAAAGTGACCCCTCTGAAATTTAAGAAGCTACGCGAAGGAGACGCGGACATCATGATCAGCTTTGGAAGGAAAG AACATGGAGATTTCAATCCATTTGATGGTCCAGAGGGGCTGCTTGCCCACGCCTATCCTCCAGGAAACGGCATTGGTGGTGACACACACTTCGATGAGGACGAAACATGGACAAAAGACTCACATG CATTCAACCTGTTCTTAGTTGCGGCTCATGAATTCGGTCATGCCCTTGGGATGGCTCATTCTTCTGATCCCGGGGCACTGATGTACCCAGTATACTCATACAGCCGTGGTTTCCCTCTGTCTGAAGACGACATCAAAGGCATACAATCCCTCTATG GTCTTAACCCCGATCACAGGAAAGTCAAACCCAAGCCTGAGGCACCAAACAAATGTGACCCCATGCTAACCATTGACGCTGTGACAGAACTCCGTGGAGAAACCATCATTTTCAAAGACAG CTTTTACTGGCGGCTGCATCCGCAGGTTGTGGAGCCAGAGCAAAACCTCATTAAATCCACATGGCCAGAAATCCCAGGCAAAGTGGATGCAGCTTATGAGAACCCAGAGAAAGATGTGGTCATCATATTCCgtg GAATCAAAATGTGGGCTCTCAATGGTTACAATGTGGTGGAAGGATACCCAAAATACATCCACAAGTTGGGCCTTCCCAAATCCATCCGCAAAATAGATGCTGCAGTATACATCAGAGACACAGGCAAGACTCTGCTCTTCACAGATGAGGACTACTGGAG TTACAATGAACAGAGAGGTGCAATGGATAGCGGATACCCAAGATCCATTGAAGTCGACTTCCCTGGGATAGGGGATGAAATAGATGCTGCTGCCTACCACTACG GATACTTGTACTTGTACCACGATCAAGTGCAGTTCGAGTACAACTACAGTGCACAGAAAGTCATTCGCATCATGAGAGCAAATTCTCTGCTGAACTGCTAA
- the n4bp2l2 gene encoding NEDD4-binding protein 2-like 2 isoform X2 produces the protein MPNVNPDISSPPLSGKVEEPHHLQELVCNQAAIEGQAISSSALACTEPNSEDASSQTVLPTQHELEGVQMVEVNHDEQGSGDDARQRAHGRSKEEVIREISLSSAAFIGPPCRPRSAIDEELSEFYKELKQIDHQDTVDGKRGINEDPSQPSVPMADPAPGKASRGADLKKAHRPYSPPRSHGWHRKDYGNSRRWRPQSHNNMTWDSSYAYSFQGQWQQAPPRPLQDPQKFQFQEPQRFFPPPPSGNPVHHLYFEPKFNDYEHSESSSWGSWEETQLPVAYHLGLSSSNQPGAYEWHERNSYDWQPYEEQYYHEENRYQHNDEAFVLILMRGLPGSGKSTLAKEILSTGSTGLILSTDDYFFQENGYFFDPTVLGDAHDWNQKRAREAMLEGRSPVIIDNTNVQAWEMKPYVAMALEMGYRVEFVEPDTSWKCDPDQLESTTD, from the exons ATGCCTAATGTCAATCCAGATATATCTTCTCCACCTCTGAGTGGAAAAGTAGAAGAGCCCCATCACCTACAGGAGCTTGTCTGTAATCAGGCCGCCATAGAGGGGCAGGCGATAAGTTCGTCTGCATTGGCCTGCACTGAGCCTAATTCAGAAGATGCCTCTTCTCAGACTGTGCTTCCCACACAGCATGAGTTGGAGGGTGTCCAGATGGTGGAGGTGAACCACGATGAGCAAGGCTCGGGGGATGATGCCCGACAACGTGCTCACGGGAGAAGTAAAGAAGAGGTCATCAGAGAGATAAGCCTCAGCAGCGCTGCCTTCATCGGTCCGCCGTGTCGCCCGCGGTCCGCGATAGACGAGGAGCTTAGCGAGTTCTATAAAGAGCTTAAGCAGATCGACCACCAAGACACTGTTGATGGAAAGAGAGGAATCAATGAAGATCCGTCTCAGCCCAGCGTGCCCATGGCCGACCCAGCTCCTGGAAAAGCGAGCAGGGGAGCTGACCTCAAAAAGGCCCACAGGCCTTACTCGCCTCCTCGCAGTCATGGCTGGCATCGAAAGGACTATGGAAACTCTAGGAGATGGAGGCCTCAATCACACAATAATATGACATGGGATAGCTCATATGCATACAGCTTCCAAGGTCAGTGGCAGCAGGCCCCACCTAGACCCCTACAGGACCCGCAAAAATTCCAGTTTCAGGAACCACAGCGGTTCTTTCCACCCCCGCCGTCTGGGAATCCTGTGCACCATCTATACTTTGAGCCTAAGTTCAATGACTATGAGCATTCTGAGAGTAGCAGCTGGGGCTCCTGGGAAGAGACCCAGTTACCAGTTGCTTATCATTTGGGACTTAGTTCATCTAACCAGCCAGGGGCATATGAATGGCATGAAAGAAACTCCTATGATTGGCAGCCATATGAGGAACAATATTACCATGAAGAGAATCGTTATCAACATAATGATGAAGCTTTTGTATTGATTCTGATGAGAGGACTTCCAGGATCTGGGAAATCAACCCTGGCAAA GGAAATTCTGTCCACTGGTTCCACTGGACTGATACTGAGTACAGATGACTACTTCTTTCAAGAGAACGGCTACTTCTTTGACCCCACTGTTCTTGGAGATGCCCATGACTGGAATCAGAAGAGAG CTAGAGAGGCCATGTTGGAAGGCCGTTCACCTGTTATTATTGACAACACAAATGTGCAGGCTTGGGAAATGAAGCCATATGTTGCAATG GCTTTAGAGATGGGCTATAGAGTGGAGTTTGTTGAGCCTGACACCAGTTGGAAATGTGATCCAGACCAGTTGGAAAG CACGAcggattaa
- the n4bp2l2 gene encoding NEDD4-binding protein 2-like 2 isoform X1, whose product MPNVNPDISSPPLSGKVEEPHHLQELVCNQAAIEGQAISSSALACTEPNSEDASSQTVLPTQHELEGVQMVEVNHDEQGSGDDARQRAHGRSKEEVIREISLSSAAFIGPPCRPRSAIDEELSEFYKELKQIDHQDTVDGKRGINEDPSQPSVPMADPAPGKASRGADLKKAHRPYSPPRSHGWHRKDYGNSRRWRPQSHNNMTWDSSYAYSFQGQWQQAPPRPLQDPQKFQFQEPQRFFPPPPSGNPVHHLYFEPKFNDYEHSESSSWGSWEETQLPVAYHLGLSSSNQPGAYEWHERNSYDWQPYEEQYYHEENRYQHNDEAFVLILMRGLPGSGKSTLAKEILSTGSTGLILSTDDYFFQENGYFFDPTVLGDAHDWNQKRAREAMLEGRSPVIIDNTNVQAWEMKPYVAMALEMGYRVEFVEPDTSWKCDPDQLERRTKHGVPRETIQKMLSLFELPMTVDIVMNSCESPHKCRGHLSKQHVQKKSDDMYTFVT is encoded by the exons ATGCCTAATGTCAATCCAGATATATCTTCTCCACCTCTGAGTGGAAAAGTAGAAGAGCCCCATCACCTACAGGAGCTTGTCTGTAATCAGGCCGCCATAGAGGGGCAGGCGATAAGTTCGTCTGCATTGGCCTGCACTGAGCCTAATTCAGAAGATGCCTCTTCTCAGACTGTGCTTCCCACACAGCATGAGTTGGAGGGTGTCCAGATGGTGGAGGTGAACCACGATGAGCAAGGCTCGGGGGATGATGCCCGACAACGTGCTCACGGGAGAAGTAAAGAAGAGGTCATCAGAGAGATAAGCCTCAGCAGCGCTGCCTTCATCGGTCCGCCGTGTCGCCCGCGGTCCGCGATAGACGAGGAGCTTAGCGAGTTCTATAAAGAGCTTAAGCAGATCGACCACCAAGACACTGTTGATGGAAAGAGAGGAATCAATGAAGATCCGTCTCAGCCCAGCGTGCCCATGGCCGACCCAGCTCCTGGAAAAGCGAGCAGGGGAGCTGACCTCAAAAAGGCCCACAGGCCTTACTCGCCTCCTCGCAGTCATGGCTGGCATCGAAAGGACTATGGAAACTCTAGGAGATGGAGGCCTCAATCACACAATAATATGACATGGGATAGCTCATATGCATACAGCTTCCAAGGTCAGTGGCAGCAGGCCCCACCTAGACCCCTACAGGACCCGCAAAAATTCCAGTTTCAGGAACCACAGCGGTTCTTTCCACCCCCGCCGTCTGGGAATCCTGTGCACCATCTATACTTTGAGCCTAAGTTCAATGACTATGAGCATTCTGAGAGTAGCAGCTGGGGCTCCTGGGAAGAGACCCAGTTACCAGTTGCTTATCATTTGGGACTTAGTTCATCTAACCAGCCAGGGGCATATGAATGGCATGAAAGAAACTCCTATGATTGGCAGCCATATGAGGAACAATATTACCATGAAGAGAATCGTTATCAACATAATGATGAAGCTTTTGTATTGATTCTGATGAGAGGACTTCCAGGATCTGGGAAATCAACCCTGGCAAA GGAAATTCTGTCCACTGGTTCCACTGGACTGATACTGAGTACAGATGACTACTTCTTTCAAGAGAACGGCTACTTCTTTGACCCCACTGTTCTTGGAGATGCCCATGACTGGAATCAGAAGAGAG CTAGAGAGGCCATGTTGGAAGGCCGTTCACCTGTTATTATTGACAACACAAATGTGCAGGCTTGGGAAATGAAGCCATATGTTGCAATG GCTTTAGAGATGGGCTATAGAGTGGAGTTTGTTGAGCCTGACACCAGTTGGAAATGTGATCCAGACCAGTTGGAAAG GCGGACTAAGCATGGGGTTCCACGGGAGACTATCCAGAAGATGCTGAGTCTATTTGAACTCCCTATGACTGTGGACATTGTGATGAACTCCTGTGAGTCTCCTCATAAATGCAGAGGGCACCTTTCCAAGCAACATGTACAGAAAAAATCTGATGACATGTACACTTTTGTTACTTGA